In one Watersipora subatra chromosome 6, tzWatSuba1.1, whole genome shotgun sequence genomic region, the following are encoded:
- the LOC137397991 gene encoding piggyBac transposable element-derived protein 4-like — protein sequence MDFSSDFEYDSDDFVDNATGAHPRTRDIVFDADTGDDDSQLGADFDSDSDFDQLDSNSTSTATTSRPTNTTDTGAASTSTATNISTGASGDDGSSGNLAAPGYLGFILSDLDNTPTPTFDWQPTEKVMCSPNFDPAAPHGPTRVMPADSKPADFFMLFYDEKLLQSVCDFTNENAARRKISESTIHSGYGKWTKLETDELRAFYALRAFIEMFCKDRQRSIWRRQYELLQMPKASTVMSLRRYDQIKRYLHYCNEETSIQDRSHPEYDRLYKIRFLINHMKERFTAEYSPSQDLSVDECMIPFRGRWSGKCYDSSKPIKWGVKVWMACCAFSGYALNLDVYSGKDRDFEDLTTVKNSAAVVLKLVQSYWGRGYHVITDRYYTSPYLLHWLRELQMSGTGTCMTSRKEYPKQLIATKAEARRLEQGDSKWLQCAKTGIVATRWNDKKPIYFLSNYVRAELSEPPTVIRRNKKGEKLTVKATPSVIVYNQMMGGVDLNDKMARLDRSRKSYKWYTRIDRKCFHWTLYNTYVLYKHGQEKPMEFRDFVLQILTTWIGEKSFSRQSTRTNTPAATPNNPEIRLDMSKLHCPEWPTDGSKDHRCAVCQKKYLIESQQNPEKAYKDLQHKSVKSSIRCETCNVYLCIKRGSDCWKAYHTRVQY from the coding sequence ATGGATTTTTCTAGTGATTTTGAGTATGATTCAgatgattttgtggacaatgCTACTGGAGCTCATCCTAGAACAAGGgacattgtttttgatgctgatACTGGTGATGATGACTCACAATTAGGTGCTGATTTCGACTCGGATTCAGATTTTGATCAGCTGGACTCAAATTCTACTAGTACTGCTACTACTAGTAGACCTACTAATACAACTGATACTGGAGCTGCTAGTACTAGTACTGCTACCAACATTTCTACTGGAGCCTCTGGTGATGACGGTAGTTCAGGAAATCTGGCAGCACCAGGTTATCTGGGATTCATTCTGTCTGACTTGGATAATACCCCAACACCCACGTTCGACTGGCAGCCTACTGAGAAAGTAATGTGCAGCCCTAACTTTGACCCAGCTGCACCACATGGACCAACAAGAGTAATGCCTGCTGATTCAAAGCCAGCTGACTTCTTCATGCTGTTCTACGATGAGAAACTTTTACAGTCAGTATGTGATTTCACGAACGAGAATGCTGCCAGACGAAAGATAAGCGAGAGTACCATCCACAGCGGTTATGGAAAATGGACTAAACTCGAGACAGACGAACTCCGAGCGTTCTACGCGCTCCGAGCATTCATAGAAATGTTCTGCAAGGATAGGCAGAGAAGTATCTGGAGACGGCAGTACGAGCTTCTCCAGATGCCTAAAGCTTCAACTGTCATGTCATTACGACGGTATGACCAGATAAAACGTTACCTGCATTACTGTAATGAAGAGACGTCAATTCAGGATCGTAGCCATCCTGAATACGACAGACTTTACAAAATCAGGTTCCTCATCAACCACATGAAAGAGCGATTCACAGCAGAGTACTCTCCCTCCCAGGATCTGTCAGTAGACGAGTGCATGATTCCTTTTCGGGGTCGCTGGAGTGGGAAATGTTACGACTCCTCAAAGCCAATCAAATGGGGAGTGAAAGTCTGGATGGCGTGTTGTGCTTTCAGCGGATATGCGCTAAACCTAGATGTCTATTCTGGGAAGGACAGAGACTTTGAGGACTTGACCACAGTGAAAAACTCTGCCGCAGTAGTACTGAAACTAGTTCAAAGTTACTGGGGTCGAGGCTACCATGTAATTACTGATCGCTACTACACGTCACCTTATCTTCTCCACTGGCTACGTGAGCTTCAGATGTCTGGTACTGGTACATGTATGACCAGCCGAAAGGAGTACCCGAAACAGCTAATAGCCACCAAAGCGGAAGCTCGGAGGTTGGAGCAAGGGGATTCTAAGTGGCTCCAGTGTGCGAAAACAGGAATTGTAGCAACCCGCTGGAATGACAAGAAACCGATCTACTTCCTGTCAAACTATGTCAGAGCTGAGCTGTCTGAGCCACCAACTGTAATCCGTAGAAATAAGAAAGGTGAGAAGCTGACAGTGAAGGCCACACCATCCGTCATCGTATACAATCAGATGATGGGTGGTGTGGACCTCAATGATAAAATGGCAAGACTCGATCGCTCTCGAAAGTCATATAAGTGGTACACGCGAATCGACCGCAAATGCTTTCACTGGACCCTGTACAACACTTATGTGCTCTATAAGCATGGCCAGGAAAAGCCGATGGAATTCAGAGACTTTGTCCTGCAGATACTGACGACATGGATAGGTGAAAAGTCATTCTCTCGACAGTCAACTAGGACAAACACACCAGCTGCCACTCCCAACAATCCGGAGATACGTCTAGACATGAGCAAACTACACTGTCCCGAGTGGCCTACTGATGGGTCAAAAGATCACCGCTGTGCAGTCTGCCAGAAAAAGTACCTGATAGAATCACAGCAAAATCCAGAGAAGGCTTACAAAGACTTACAACACAAATCAGTCAAGAGTTCAATTCGGTGTGAAACCTGCAACGTGTACTTGTGCATCAAACGCGGTTCAGACTGCTGGAAAGCGTACCATACCAGAGTTCAGTATTAG